The following is a genomic window from Polaribacter atrinae.
TTTAATAAATAATCCGGACAGCGAGTTGGTTTCATTGTTTTACTGTTCATAAAAGCTAAAACAGAACTTCCTGTACAGATGAGTTCGTCATTTTGATTTACAATTTCATACTCAAACTCAATTTTAACCAAAGGCTTTTTTTTCAATATTGTTTTTATGGTTAAAATATCGTCGTACAAAGCCGATTTTATGAATTTA
Proteins encoded in this region:
- a CDS encoding acyl-CoA thioesterase produces the protein MKKSITKTRIRYSETDQMGVVYHGNYAQFFELGRTEWMRSLGVTYKDMELSGIMLPVISINFKFIKSALYDDILTIKTILKKKPLVKIEFEYEIVNQNDELICTGSSVLAFMNSKTMKPTRCPDYLLKGLGY